A genomic region of Deltaproteobacteria bacterium contains the following coding sequences:
- a CDS encoding tetratricopeptide repeat protein, whose protein sequence is MQRRPKQRGRRRVAGPALTAAVVVVSIGSLGGLHLWAGEADSASGPADALGLALLRADLELNPDDATLRMRLTREQLALGMYRDAERTLVPLFGAGTAMAPEAALLSVDVKLAAWRAIAPELPARHAAQADALARLEAFLPRQGNLDDLAHAARAARELGRPDLAARADERAAALEPDPRRAMDLGLTAVDEFRAADRGDEALRLAEKLVERFPAERTVVERALAIALAQNDPQRARRLGERLTSIGTVDPVSLGRQLDLELAAGDLAGALKTAEQLAGMSPDDANSRLTAARVALWAGEPRRALSHWSWLAKRRGALHDMDEALALARALRDEATVADLLGARARRVPLPAAALSELTHALESTATPRSVTEALERYASLRPASRDAWEALASAQERRREFAAALGTRLEIARRFGRSVVNSVAAAKLQWALGRRGEALAELQRFVDSASPNRSEYWEVLAEIAWQEEADPIALRAYQALWESGHIDVAGAERLLMLTRESGRPDDLIQIGRLGWSRMRQPRLLLLAMDEAARTGRWPQVERMAAEAAASGDDFASLPAYWMLRARADERAGRIPEAIGAYRRALAGDPKSKAARAGILWLLSGAHQRGTLSEYLASWADDAPNDPELSRAYVAGLEELRTARSPLLPPPAAAGVDVAGESLGSVVLGQQRAFVRSEIPGGELELRQGLLAALPNDSGLRVPAAETRVSAHARLPGLAGQTEVSAGVSLRPDRNVLQAGVARMQRFASVGEARIEASLHEPADESLALRLEAVRTRVGGAVAVSEGAAYQRLALDFKRWSTRSGADLGRGGAANFEIGWRTQGPDAIVRLQGGYQRNSLNSGPLPAALAVFAPDASAVLPGELASLGIGAGLTGLPAGPARLAADAWIGSVGPPFRPAFRIQTGIAVAPFKNGELAMSAFAANDRFGVGGNLGLNLSLTHRFGF, encoded by the coding sequence ATGCAGCGTCGGCCGAAGCAGCGGGGTCGCCGACGAGTTGCTGGACCCGCCCTGACCGCTGCCGTGGTCGTGGTCTCCATCGGAAGTCTCGGCGGGTTGCATCTCTGGGCGGGAGAGGCGGACAGCGCGTCGGGACCGGCCGATGCCCTGGGCCTGGCGCTTCTGCGGGCCGACCTGGAGCTGAATCCCGATGACGCGACCCTGCGCATGCGCCTGACCCGCGAGCAGCTCGCGCTTGGAATGTACCGGGACGCGGAGCGCACGTTGGTCCCGCTCTTCGGGGCAGGGACCGCAATGGCCCCGGAGGCGGCGCTCCTCTCGGTCGACGTCAAGCTGGCGGCATGGCGCGCGATCGCACCGGAGCTGCCGGCCCGCCACGCCGCGCAAGCCGATGCGCTGGCGCGGCTCGAGGCTTTCCTTCCCCGTCAGGGGAATCTCGACGACCTGGCGCATGCCGCCCGCGCCGCCCGCGAGCTGGGGCGTCCCGATCTCGCCGCGCGCGCGGACGAACGCGCCGCCGCGCTCGAGCCCGATCCAAGGCGCGCGATGGATCTCGGTTTGACCGCGGTCGACGAGTTCCGTGCGGCCGACCGCGGCGACGAGGCCTTGCGTCTGGCCGAGAAGCTGGTCGAGCGCTTCCCGGCAGAGCGCACCGTGGTCGAACGCGCCCTGGCGATTGCCCTGGCCCAGAACGATCCGCAGCGTGCCCGCCGCCTCGGTGAGCGACTGACCTCCATCGGAACGGTCGATCCCGTGTCCCTCGGACGGCAGCTCGATCTGGAGCTCGCCGCGGGCGATCTCGCGGGAGCGTTGAAGACCGCTGAACAGCTCGCCGGGATGTCTCCGGACGATGCGAATTCCCGGCTTACAGCCGCCCGGGTCGCGCTCTGGGCCGGCGAGCCGCGACGAGCCCTGTCGCACTGGAGCTGGCTCGCAAAGCGCCGCGGCGCGCTGCACGACATGGACGAGGCGCTCGCACTGGCGCGGGCCCTCCGGGACGAGGCCACCGTCGCCGACCTTCTCGGCGCGCGCGCCCGCCGGGTGCCCCTGCCGGCGGCCGCCCTCTCCGAGCTGACGCACGCGCTGGAGAGCACCGCGACGCCCCGCAGCGTGACCGAGGCGCTGGAGCGCTATGCGTCGCTCCGCCCGGCGAGCCGGGACGCCTGGGAGGCGCTCGCCTCTGCGCAGGAACGAAGGCGGGAGTTCGCGGCGGCGCTCGGGACGCGGCTGGAGATCGCTCGCCGCTTCGGCCGCAGCGTCGTGAATTCGGTGGCGGCGGCGAAACTTCAATGGGCCCTCGGGCGCCGCGGGGAAGCCTTGGCAGAGCTCCAGCGATTCGTCGACTCTGCGTCTCCGAACCGTTCCGAATACTGGGAAGTGCTCGCCGAGATCGCGTGGCAGGAAGAGGCGGATCCGATCGCGTTGCGCGCGTACCAGGCCCTCTGGGAGAGCGGGCACATCGACGTCGCCGGCGCAGAGCGGCTGCTGATGCTTACCCGCGAATCGGGGCGCCCGGACGACTTGATCCAGATCGGACGACTCGGCTGGTCGCGCATGCGGCAGCCGCGGCTCCTCTTGCTGGCGATGGACGAGGCGGCGCGCACCGGACGCTGGCCCCAGGTCGAGCGGATGGCCGCGGAGGCGGCGGCGTCGGGCGACGACTTCGCCAGCCTTCCCGCGTACTGGATGCTGCGGGCGCGCGCTGACGAAAGGGCGGGGCGGATTCCGGAAGCTATCGGTGCGTACCGTCGCGCGCTCGCCGGCGACCCGAAGTCCAAGGCGGCACGCGCCGGCATCCTCTGGCTGCTCTCCGGCGCCCATCAGCGCGGAACCCTCTCCGAATATCTCGCGTCCTGGGCAGACGACGCACCCAACGATCCCGAGCTCTCCCGCGCCTACGTCGCCGGCCTCGAGGAGCTGCGAACCGCGCGATCTCCTCTCCTTCCCCCGCCCGCGGCGGCTGGTGTCGACGTTGCCGGCGAGTCCCTGGGGAGCGTAGTGCTCGGCCAGCAGCGCGCGTTCGTGCGTTCCGAGATCCCTGGCGGCGAGTTGGAGCTTCGCCAGGGATTGCTCGCGGCGCTTCCGAACGATTCCGGCCTGCGCGTTCCGGCCGCCGAGACGAGGGTCTCGGCGCACGCGCGGTTGCCGGGGCTCGCGGGCCAGACGGAAGTGTCCGCAGGCGTCAGCCTGCGGCCAGATCGGAACGTGCTGCAGGCCGGCGTCGCACGGATGCAGCGATTTGCCTCGGTCGGCGAGGCGCGAATCGAGGCTTCTCTCCATGAGCCGGCGGACGAGTCGCTGGCCCTGCGCCTCGAGGCGGTGCGGACGCGGGTCGGCGGCGCGGTCGCGGTGAGCGAAGGAGCCGCCTACCAACGGCTGGCGTTGGACTTCAAGCGCTGGTCCACCCGGTCCGGCGCCGATCTCGGCAGGGGCGGGGCCGCGAACTTCGAGATCGGTTGGAGGACGCAAGGCCCTGACGCCATCGTCCGCTTGCAGGGCGGATATCAGCGCAACTCGCTCAACTCCGGCCCGTTGCCGGCGGCGCTGGCGGTCTTCGCCCCTGACGCATCGGCCGTCCTGCCCGGCGAGCTGGCATCGCTCGGTATCGGTGCGGGCCTGACCGGCTTGCCGGCCGGACCGGCACGGCTGGCGGCGGACGCCTGGATCGGATCCGTCGGTCCTCCGTTCCGGCCTGCATTCCGGATCCAGACGGGGATCGCCGTCGCACCCTTCAAGAACGGCGAGCTGGCGATGTCGGCGTTCGCCGCCAACGACCGCTTTGGCGTCGGCGGCAACCTCGGGCTCAACCTCTCGCTCACTCACCGATTCGGATTCTGA
- a CDS encoding DUF3492 domain-containing protein, with protein sequence MNLSPARPADVALLLEGTYPFVRGGVSTWVHKLIEALPETTFSLVFIGGRRSDHGRAAYAFPPNVVHFERHYLFEPRKDSPDRSVDASAVDELDRLHDHLLGASRAPADAELVKRLALCLQAPDGFARDAFLHEDACWDWICDRYRRDRADSPFTSYFWTLRSTYLGLFTLADVARRLPPARFYHAVSTGYAGFLGALLRHQRSRPLVLTEHGIYTKERMIDLASAESIPGGSATRCLWMRFFQGLGTMTYASADPIIALYDGNRKRQIEDGAAAEQTRIIANGIDVERFRPLRAKLSDGPRPVIGFIGRVVPIKDVKTFIRAMKAIVAERPEVEGWIVGPTSEDEAYATECRQLVSALGLDRNVKFLGFRAPEEILPQLGLLALTSMSEALPLVVLEAFASGLPVLTTDVGACREMVEGRTPEDRALGSAGAVVPIAAPEQTARAALSLLGDPARWRKAQRAAVRRVEAHYTQEQMVDAYRQVYREAATWRA encoded by the coding sequence ATGAACCTCTCTCCGGCGCGGCCGGCGGACGTGGCCCTCCTCCTGGAAGGGACATACCCGTTCGTGCGGGGCGGCGTTTCCACGTGGGTACACAAGCTCATCGAGGCGCTGCCCGAGACGACCTTCTCGCTCGTTTTCATCGGCGGTCGCCGGTCGGATCACGGCCGCGCCGCCTACGCGTTCCCGCCGAACGTCGTCCATTTCGAGCGCCACTACCTGTTCGAGCCGCGAAAGGATTCGCCGGACCGCTCCGTAGACGCCTCCGCGGTCGACGAGCTCGACCGCCTCCACGATCATCTGCTCGGGGCTTCCCGGGCGCCTGCCGACGCCGAGCTCGTGAAGCGGCTCGCGCTCTGCCTGCAGGCGCCCGACGGGTTCGCGCGCGACGCGTTCCTGCACGAAGACGCCTGCTGGGACTGGATCTGCGATCGCTATCGCCGCGATCGCGCGGATTCCCCCTTCACCAGCTATTTCTGGACGCTGCGGTCCACGTATCTGGGCCTGTTCACCCTCGCCGACGTCGCCCGCCGATTGCCGCCCGCGCGCTTCTATCACGCGGTCTCGACGGGCTACGCCGGGTTCCTGGGCGCGCTCCTTCGCCACCAGCGAAGCCGTCCGCTCGTGCTCACCGAGCACGGCATCTACACGAAAGAGCGGATGATCGACCTCGCCAGCGCGGAGTCGATTCCGGGCGGCAGCGCCACCCGGTGCCTGTGGATGCGTTTCTTCCAGGGTCTGGGAACGATGACCTACGCATCCGCCGACCCGATCATCGCGCTCTACGACGGCAATCGGAAGCGGCAGATCGAGGACGGCGCGGCGGCGGAGCAGACGCGGATCATCGCCAACGGCATCGACGTCGAGCGGTTCCGGCCCCTGCGGGCGAAGCTGTCCGATGGCCCGCGTCCCGTGATCGGCTTCATCGGCCGCGTCGTTCCGATCAAGGACGTGAAGACGTTCATCCGGGCGATGAAGGCGATCGTCGCCGAGCGCCCCGAGGTGGAAGGCTGGATCGTCGGCCCCACCTCCGAGGACGAGGCGTACGCCACCGAATGCCGCCAGCTCGTGTCCGCGCTGGGCCTCGACCGCAACGTCAAGTTCCTCGGCTTCCGCGCGCCCGAGGAGATCCTCCCGCAGCTCGGTCTTCTCGCGCTGACCTCGATGAGCGAGGCGCTTCCCCTGGTCGTGCTCGAGGCCTTCGCCAGCGGTCTTCCGGTGCTCACCACCGACGTGGGCGCCTGCCGCGAGATGGTGGAAGGGCGCACGCCCGAGGATCGAGCGCTCGGATCTGCCGGCGCCGTGGTCCCCATCGCCGCGCCCGAGCAGACGGCGCGCGCGGCGCTTTCCCTTCTCGGCGATCCCGCGCGCTGGCGCAAGGCGCAGCGCGCGGCCGTTCGCCGCGTCGAGGCTCACTACACGCAGGAGCAGATGGTCGACGCGTACCGACAAGTCTACCGGGAGGCCGCGACATGGCGGGCATAG